Proteins from a single region of Companilactobacillus farciminis KCTC 3681 = DSM 20184:
- a CDS encoding copper homeostasis protein CutC gives MYKEVAVENFTKIPAAVLKGANRIELNDNLAVGGTTPSFGVLQEATKYLQEKSVPVVEMIRPRGGDFVYNDLEIKMMEADLFQAQKLGVDGVAFGALTKDGDLDEDAMEQLIAASSGMQIVFHMAFDALAEDSKKSAIDWLVDHDVDRILTHGGPLTTPIDQTLNNIKKYIDYADGRIAILPGGGVNFENCDAIAKELNVRELHGTKIIDGINN, from the coding sequence ATTTATAAAGAAGTTGCTGTAGAAAATTTCACTAAGATTCCTGCTGCTGTTTTAAAGGGTGCTAATCGAATTGAATTAAATGATAATCTAGCTGTTGGAGGTACTACTCCAAGTTTTGGCGTTTTACAAGAAGCTACTAAATATCTTCAAGAAAAATCCGTTCCTGTTGTTGAAATGATCCGTCCTCGTGGTGGAGATTTTGTATATAACGATTTAGAGATTAAGATGATGGAAGCTGATTTATTTCAAGCTCAAAAATTGGGTGTTGACGGCGTAGCATTTGGAGCTTTGACTAAGGATGGAGATTTGGACGAGGATGCTATGGAACAATTGATTGCTGCTTCCAGTGGTATGCAAATTGTCTTTCACATGGCCTTTGATGCTTTGGCAGAGGATAGTAAAAAGTCAGCCATTGATTGGTTAGTTGATCACGATGTTGACCGAATCTTGACTCATGGTGGACCATTAACTACTCCAATTGACCAAACTCTAAACAACATCAAAAAATACATAGATTATGCTGATGGCAGAATCGCTATTTTGCCTGGCGGCGGTGTTAATTTTGAAAACTGTGACGCGATTGCAAAAGAATTAAACGTTAGAGAGTTACATGGAACCAAGATCATTGACGGCATAAACAACTAA
- the mgtE gene encoding magnesium transporter, with protein sequence MDENEKRLQDKFSQLKGYLDEGDKKRFRKTYLDMHFYDQSTFYLTLNKPERMTLYSILEPDEMGDMFDTIEDDDPKIPELLKEMDLNYASKMLNDMYDDNAADVLEHLDKIDVDRFLGQMPRNDANNLRGLLHYDTETAGGIMTTDYVEFHEEETAAEAIKALKKFAKTAETIYYIYILDHHDDLVGVMSLRDLILLEDTDTLSEKMNSDIITVNVDAEQAEVAQVFRDYEFLAVPVVDHSNKLVGIVTVDDVIEVIDDEAQQDYSGLAGVSMDETNNDGPFKAASKRLPWLITLLLLSMITATLINHYENLLAEASILAVFISTITGTAGNAGTQSLAVAVRRLAVEEINRHEFLKLLIKELVTGFVTGLVTGIAVLLLVGIWKHNFVLGMVIGLAMCAAITVANLAGSFIPMLMSSFGFDPAVASGPFISTLSDLTSVLIYFSIAGVFMQYFIKV encoded by the coding sequence ATGGATGAAAATGAAAAAAGACTCCAAGATAAGTTTTCACAATTGAAAGGTTATCTTGATGAAGGTGATAAAAAGCGATTTCGAAAAACTTATTTGGACATGCACTTTTATGACCAGAGTACTTTTTACCTCACGTTGAATAAGCCTGAAAGAATGACGCTTTATTCAATTTTGGAACCGGACGAAATGGGAGATATGTTCGATACCATTGAAGATGATGATCCTAAGATTCCTGAATTGTTGAAGGAAATGGATCTTAATTATGCTTCTAAAATGTTGAATGATATGTACGATGATAACGCCGCCGATGTTTTGGAACATTTGGACAAAATTGACGTTGATCGGTTTCTAGGTCAAATGCCACGTAACGATGCCAACAATTTGCGTGGACTATTGCATTATGACACTGAAACTGCCGGTGGTATCATGACGACCGACTACGTTGAGTTTCATGAGGAAGAAACAGCAGCCGAAGCAATCAAAGCTTTGAAAAAGTTCGCCAAGACTGCTGAAACGATTTACTATATTTATATTTTGGATCACCATGATGATTTAGTTGGTGTTATGTCATTGCGTGATTTAATTTTGCTTGAAGATACCGATACTTTAAGTGAAAAGATGAATAGTGATATTATTACGGTCAACGTTGATGCTGAACAGGCTGAAGTTGCCCAAGTCTTCAGAGATTACGAGTTCTTAGCCGTTCCCGTTGTTGACCATTCGAATAAATTAGTGGGTATCGTTACAGTTGATGATGTTATTGAAGTTATTGATGACGAAGCCCAACAAGACTACTCTGGTTTGGCCGGTGTTAGTATGGATGAGACCAACAATGATGGTCCTTTCAAAGCTGCTTCCAAGCGTTTGCCTTGGTTGATCACATTGTTATTGTTGAGTATGATCACCGCTACTTTGATCAACCACTATGAAAATTTATTGGCCGAAGCTAGTATTTTAGCCGTCTTTATTTCGACTATTACTGGTACAGCTGGTAATGCTGGTACGCAAAGTTTGGCTGTGGCGGTTAGGCGTTTAGCAGTTGAAGAAATTAATCGCCATGAATTCTTAAAACTATTGATCAAAGAATTGGTCACAGGTTTTGTAACAGGATTAGTAACAGGTATTGCAGTCTTGCTATTAGTAGGGATTTGGAAACATAACTTTGTCCTAGGGATGGTCATTGGATTAGCTATGTGTGCTGCTATTACAGTAGCCAACTTAGCTGGTAGTTTTATTCCAATGCTGATGTCTAGTTTCGGATTTGATCCAGCGGTTGCCAGTGGTCCATTTATTTCAACTTTAAGTGATTTAACTAGTGTTTTAATTTATTTCAGTATTGCTGGAGTGTTCATGCAATACTTTATCAAAGTGTGA
- a CDS encoding DUF1149 family protein has translation MKINKGAVSVQAFHYDVESPSADEKSTLNISIEHPEFKDENGQPMNEDEGKIFQVVIPFEIHMKDAPFKVSGLVGQVVQPVGFHGEAEDLDGKQVQQISRSAVEYIETLTYQVTSVTLNHGVSLNFTKDAEIKPNNEEDK, from the coding sequence ATGAAAATTAATAAAGGTGCAGTTAGTGTTCAAGCATTTCATTACGATGTTGAATCACCAAGTGCTGATGAGAAGAGTACTTTAAATATTAGTATTGAGCATCCTGAATTTAAAGATGAGAACGGGCAACCTATGAATGAGGACGAAGGAAAGATTTTCCAAGTTGTTATTCCTTTTGAAATTCATATGAAAGATGCTCCTTTTAAGGTTTCAGGATTAGTCGGACAAGTAGTTCAACCAGTAGGTTTCCACGGTGAAGCAGAAGACCTAGATGGCAAGCAAGTTCAACAGATTTCTCGTTCAGCAGTTGAGTACATTGAAACATTAACTTATCAAGTTACTAGCGTAACGTTGAACCATGGTGTTTCATTGAACTTTACTAAAGATGCTGAAATCAAGCCTAATAATGAAGAAGATAAATAA
- the trmL gene encoding tRNA (uridine(34)/cytosine(34)/5-carboxymethylaminomethyluridine(34)-2'-O)-methyltransferase TrmL, translated as MTNHIALYEPLMPANTGNIARTCAGTNTKLHLIRPLGFNTDDAHMKRAGLDYWEKVDITYHDDLDDFLQSIPDDKYLYLITKFSDKIYSDQDFSDTSVDHYFLFGKETTGLPEDFMRRNPEKCLRIPMSDNIRALNLSNSAALVIYEAVRQQHFAGLELSHHYEHDKLD; from the coding sequence ATGACGAACCATATTGCGCTTTACGAACCATTGATGCCAGCTAATACTGGTAACATCGCTAGAACTTGTGCAGGAACTAACACTAAATTACATTTGATCAGACCTTTAGGTTTCAATACTGACGATGCTCACATGAAACGTGCTGGTTTAGATTACTGGGAAAAGGTTGACATTACTTATCACGATGATTTAGATGATTTTTTGCAATCAATTCCTGATGATAAGTATCTATACTTAATTACAAAGTTCTCAGATAAGATTTACAGTGATCAAGATTTTTCAGATACTTCAGTTGACCATTATTTCTTGTTCGGTAAAGAAACAACTGGTTTGCCAGAGGATTTCATGCGTCGTAATCCTGAAAAATGTTTGAGAATTCCGATGAGTGATAATATTCGTGCATTGAACTTATCTAACAGTGCAGCTTTGGTTATTTACGAAGCCGTACGTCAACAACATTTTGCTGGTTTAGAATTAAGTCATCATTATGAACATGATAAATTAGATTAG
- a CDS encoding undecaprenyl-diphosphate phosphatase, with protein MFIEIIKTIILGIIEGFTEFLPISSTGHLYLADEFIKLNESTAFINMFMVVIQFGAILAVILIYFHKLNPFSPKKNHREKNQTWSIWFKVLVAIIPSVVIGLPLNDWMDAHLTSWQVISATLLIYGILFIVVENWLKNKRPQVEDLDQLSYKTAFTIGLFQVLSLVPGTSRSGATILGGMTVGTSRFVATEFSFFLAIPTMFGASLLKIGKYFMKGNTFTGDQTIILLVGTLVSFIVAYASIKFLLDYIKRNDFKAFGWYRIVLAIIVIAYFGIKSFV; from the coding sequence ATGTTCATTGAAATTATTAAAACCATCATTTTGGGTATTATCGAAGGTTTTACAGAATTTCTACCTATCAGTTCAACTGGACACTTGTATTTAGCTGATGAATTCATCAAATTAAATGAATCTACAGCTTTTATCAATATGTTCATGGTAGTTATTCAATTCGGGGCAATCTTAGCGGTTATCCTCATTTACTTCCACAAGTTGAACCCTTTCTCACCTAAAAAAAATCACCGTGAGAAAAATCAAACTTGGAGTATCTGGTTCAAAGTTTTGGTTGCTATCATACCTTCAGTAGTTATTGGACTTCCTTTAAACGACTGGATGGATGCTCATCTTACTAGCTGGCAAGTTATTTCTGCCACATTGTTAATTTATGGTATTTTATTCATTGTCGTCGAAAATTGGTTGAAGAATAAACGTCCTCAAGTTGAAGACCTTGATCAGCTTTCATACAAAACTGCTTTTACAATTGGTCTTTTCCAAGTCTTATCATTAGTTCCTGGTACTTCTCGTTCTGGAGCAACTATTTTGGGTGGTATGACAGTTGGTACTTCTCGTTTTGTCGCAACTGAGTTCTCATTCTTCTTAGCTATTCCAACTATGTTTGGTGCTAGTCTTTTGAAGATTGGTAAGTATTTCATGAAGGGCAATACTTTCACCGGAGACCAAACTATTATCCTACTTGTTGGTACATTAGTTTCATTCATCGTTGCTTACGCTTCTATCAAGTTCTTGCTTGATTATATCAAACGTAACGACTTCAAAGCCTTTGGTTGGTATCGTATCGTCTTGGCAATCATTGTCATCGCATACTTTGGAATCAAAAGTTTTGTATAA
- the yfmF gene encoding EF-P 5-aminopentanol modification-associated protein YfmF, with protein MRKTLAKNIFLNINPIKKFRTIKIQVDFLRPLKKEETTSRRLLANVMSNSTANYPSFRSINDREMELYGSEINVFTRNLLNFNDLAFSIEFADPKFLIDGQTQIKDNLELLNEIIFKLNLMGQKFDQIAFDTEKRNLMSNLVSIQDNQDLVSTLGLTKLIYQNNPDRQVPIFGNIDQLNALTNEQLLKMYRDVIKNDTVVINVVGNVDEEKFAEDILTSGFYTQMNNERLDLKIEFDKFNQLITNPAEKIEHKHLNQSRIALAYATEGVSKKFNRLAPQIMNLILGGDDQSQLFQQVREKNSLAYSVSSTYQPLSHLVTIQAGLDADSVQKALDLINQQIEFIKNGKFSDNQVEHAQKVMVTRRKIATDSIQYYIMRSIWETVYPKTLLSDEQFQTELDNLDREHIASVANNLHAIAQYQLIGDSND; from the coding sequence TTGAGAAAAACATTAGCAAAGAATATTTTCTTAAACATAAATCCAATCAAAAAATTCCGAACTATTAAAATTCAAGTTGATTTTCTTCGTCCTTTGAAGAAAGAAGAAACTACTAGTCGTCGTCTATTGGCTAACGTTATGTCCAATTCAACGGCTAATTATCCTAGTTTTCGATCGATAAATGACCGTGAGATGGAGTTGTATGGTTCAGAGATCAATGTCTTTACGCGTAATCTGTTGAATTTTAATGACTTAGCTTTCAGCATTGAATTTGCTGATCCTAAGTTTTTGATTGATGGTCAAACACAAATTAAAGACAACCTAGAATTGTTGAATGAAATAATTTTTAAACTAAATTTAATGGGACAGAAGTTTGATCAAATTGCCTTTGACACAGAAAAACGCAATTTGATGTCTAATTTGGTTTCTATTCAAGATAATCAGGATTTAGTCAGTACACTTGGATTAACTAAGTTGATTTATCAAAACAATCCTGATCGTCAGGTACCAATTTTTGGAAATATTGACCAATTGAATGCTTTAACTAATGAACAATTGTTAAAAATGTATCGAGATGTGATTAAAAACGATACCGTTGTGATCAATGTTGTTGGAAATGTCGATGAAGAAAAATTTGCTGAAGATATTTTAACTAGTGGCTTTTATACTCAAATGAATAATGAACGTCTAGATTTGAAAATTGAATTCGATAAGTTCAATCAATTAATTACCAATCCAGCTGAAAAAATTGAACATAAGCATCTTAATCAGAGTCGAATTGCTTTAGCCTACGCAACTGAAGGTGTATCTAAAAAGTTCAATCGTTTGGCACCTCAGATCATGAACTTGATTTTGGGTGGCGATGATCAATCACAATTGTTCCAACAAGTCCGAGAAAAAAATAGTTTAGCTTATTCGGTCTCCAGTACCTATCAGCCTTTGAGTCATTTGGTTACGATTCAAGCTGGATTAGATGCTGATTCAGTTCAAAAGGCGTTGGACTTGATCAACCAGCAAATTGAGTTCATTAAAAATGGTAAGTTTAGCGATAATCAAGTTGAACACGCCCAAAAAGTCATGGTGACAAGACGAAAGATAGCAACTGATTCGATTCAGTACTACATCATGCGCAGTATTTGGGAAACTGTTTATCCTAAAACACTTTTGAGCGATGAACAATTTCAAACGGAATTAGATAATTTAGATCGTGAACATATTGCTAGCGTAGCCAACAATTTGCATGCTATTGCACAATATCAGTTGATTGGAGATTCAAATGACTGA
- a CDS encoding AI-2E family transporter gives MRETPEKNKSWFYKWFLNNQLTVILINIFLVFLIIFLFSKISFVFQPVGQILGIIMPPVILALVLYYLINPLINVLENKLHVNRIISIAFVFIIILALLIWGVMSLIPFVQSQIDSLVKNWPQYWDSLNKSLQNMFSDPKLHLVKERLAATNASITKNFEKSMSHVLPQTMNNLSSAVSVLTNVVMILLTAPFILFFMLKDDKKFKVSVVKFVPNRLKKSVSDMLSEISQALSSYITGQLTVAFWVAVMFFVGYLIIGQRYALILGIVAGILNLIPYIGSALALIPSLVIAAFIAPSMVIKVLIVFAVEQTIETRVISPIIVGNKMQMHPVTTILVLLVSAGLYGLIGMIAGIPIFAILKIICTRIFNWFKRNSSWYDEEDVEPLDETTPAKDTETSKKNHK, from the coding sequence ATGCGAGAAACACCGGAAAAAAATAAAAGTTGGTTTTATAAATGGTTCTTAAACAACCAATTGACGGTGATTTTGATTAATATTTTTTTAGTATTTTTGATTATATTTTTATTTTCAAAAATCAGTTTCGTTTTCCAACCAGTCGGACAAATTTTGGGAATTATTATGCCACCGGTCATCTTGGCCTTGGTATTGTATTATTTGATTAATCCGCTGATCAATGTTTTGGAAAATAAACTTCACGTTAATCGGATTATTTCAATTGCCTTTGTTTTTATTATTATTTTGGCATTATTGATTTGGGGCGTTATGTCTCTGATTCCCTTCGTACAAAGCCAAATTGATTCATTAGTCAAAAATTGGCCACAGTACTGGGATTCATTGAATAAGAGTTTGCAGAATATGTTCTCTGACCCTAAGCTTCACCTGGTTAAGGAACGTTTAGCTGCAACTAATGCCAGTATCACGAAGAATTTTGAGAAGTCTATGAGTCATGTTTTGCCACAAACGATGAATAACTTAAGTTCAGCAGTAAGTGTCTTGACGAATGTTGTCATGATTTTATTGACGGCGCCATTTATCTTGTTCTTTATGTTAAAGGACGATAAGAAGTTTAAAGTGTCAGTCGTTAAATTCGTTCCTAATCGTTTGAAGAAGTCAGTTAGCGATATGCTTTCAGAAATCAGTCAGGCTTTGAGTTCCTACATTACTGGTCAGTTGACGGTAGCCTTCTGGGTTGCGGTCATGTTCTTTGTTGGGTATCTGATCATTGGTCAGCGATATGCCTTGATTTTAGGTATCGTTGCCGGAATTTTAAACTTGATTCCTTATATTGGTTCAGCTCTAGCATTGATTCCATCACTGGTCATTGCGGCTTTCATTGCTCCATCAATGGTTATAAAAGTATTGATCGTCTTTGCTGTCGAGCAGACGATAGAAACACGTGTTATTTCACCGATTATTGTTGGTAATAAGATGCAAATGCATCCTGTAACGACAATTCTAGTTTTATTAGTTTCAGCTGGATTGTACGGTTTAATAGGGATGATTGCTGGTATACCAATCTTTGCTATTTTAAAGATTATTTGTACAAGAATCTTCAATTGGTTCAAACGTAATTCTTCTTGGTACGATGAAGAAGATGTTGAACCACTTGATGAAACGACACCTGCAAAAGATACAGAAACTTCGAAGAAAAATCACAAATAA
- a CDS encoding lactonase family protein, which translates to MIEKLLLSGYTKKTGKGVYSADFDSETGEMTTPKVLVELNGPTYVDVTNDMKLIALAKKDDRGGIVVYDINNEPKLLDEDFSEETSPSYVKFDPSRNLIFSAYFHLSKVKIDHLTDDGKIEHYSEVKFEGHGPRAEQDQSKPHFSALTPDGKLIICDYGADRIYIYNIDDPKEPKLMNNYIAPAGYAPRHLVFHPTKPIVYVACELASKVLVMEYDAETAGLTLVDEVDAAKDEQKNTTAAIRISKDGKFLYVSTRGADTIATFSVDKNGDRLKKLNTVSTNGKGPRDFELDPSEKYLLAANQDSDDLTIFKRNPNKGNLTPLENKISIPECVCVHFI; encoded by the coding sequence ATGATTGAAAAGCTTCTTTTAAGCGGTTACACAAAAAAGACAGGTAAAGGTGTCTATTCTGCTGACTTCGACTCAGAAACTGGCGAAATGACTACACCTAAAGTTTTGGTCGAATTAAATGGACCTACTTATGTCGATGTAACTAATGATATGAAATTGATTGCTTTAGCTAAAAAAGACGATCGTGGTGGTATTGTTGTTTACGATATCAACAACGAGCCTAAATTATTGGATGAGGATTTCTCAGAGGAAACTTCCCCCTCTTACGTTAAATTTGACCCTAGTCGCAATTTGATTTTCAGTGCCTACTTCCACTTGAGCAAAGTAAAGATCGACCATTTAACTGACGATGGCAAAATCGAACACTATTCAGAAGTTAAATTTGAAGGTCATGGTCCACGTGCCGAACAAGATCAATCAAAGCCTCACTTCAGTGCTTTAACTCCCGATGGCAAATTGATTATTTGTGATTACGGTGCTGACCGTATTTATATTTACAACATTGACGACCCTAAAGAACCAAAACTAATGAACAACTACATTGCTCCAGCTGGATACGCTCCAAGACACCTAGTCTTCCACCCAACAAAACCTATCGTTTACGTTGCCTGCGAATTAGCTTCAAAAGTTTTAGTTATGGAATACGATGCAGAAACTGCTGGTTTGACATTAGTTGATGAAGTTGATGCTGCTAAAGATGAACAAAAGAACACTACTGCTGCTATCCGTATCTCAAAAGACGGTAAATTCTTATATGTTTCAACTCGTGGTGCTGATACCATTGCTACTTTCAGTGTTGATAAGAATGGTGACCGCCTAAAGAAACTCAACACAGTTTCAACTAACGGTAAAGGACCTCGTGATTTTGAATTAGATCCTTCTGAAAAATATTTGTTAGCTGCTAACCAAGACAGTGACGATTTGACAATTTTCAAACGTAATCCTAACAAAGGAAATCTAACACCTTTAGAAAATAAAATTTCCATTCCTGAGTGTGTTTGTGTACACTTTATCTAG
- a CDS encoding DNA translocase FtsK, translating to MVKKKASSRPRKSKKTVDNSRLIRSLVSLVWIILAILGLFKFGLVGKTFDNIYRIFVGDSYPVLLIISIVVAAFIIATGRFPLLSPKRNFGFLFVYLGTLIILHGIFFSSMSLYHNYNLVTWNTLSADITQVDVDGSVGGGMIGSYLYSFFMPMFSSVGTYFVTALIIFIGILMLLNVTMKQVSVVTTDILVSLKHLALKIKDVLVGHYSNYVDQKKTQKVSLNSDKPKKPTPIVRDDNKTEDGFNSFAEDKKEDLPDDFEIEGAPKPPTKPVSEATVVSKPYGIDGTKDKDLPDPVGYKKAESVNNDGYVLPSVDLLKQVPQTDQTSEVHLIEENKDKLRQTFKSFGVDVEVKKASLGPTITKYEVQPAVGVKVSKIVNLADDLALALAAKDIRIEAPIPGKPFVGIEVPNKTISTVSFKDITENQKDKTHPLVVPLGKDVSGNIIEANITKMPHLLIAGSTGSGKSVAINTIITGILMKAKPNEVKLILIDPKMVELNVYNGIPHLLIPVVTDARRAAGALQKAVKEMERRYKLFAETSHRNIGEYNADVDKFNETAADEDKMERLPFIVVIVDELSDLMMVAGHEVEAAIVRLAQMARAAGLHIIIATQRPSVDVITGLIKANIPSRMAFAVSSGVDSRTILDSVGAEKLLGRGDMLFQPIGKSKPVRLQGAYISESEVENVVKFVSEQQEAHYDEEMIPTDIEEGASDSDKPEDEYWDDAVDMIVKGQSASVSMLQRRFAIGYNRAARMVDEMENKGIVGPSEGSKPRKVLITPEQLETIRKNQVKN from the coding sequence ATGGTTAAAAAAAAGGCAAGTTCAAGGCCTAGAAAGAGTAAAAAAACCGTTGATAATTCACGGCTGATTAGATCTCTAGTCAGTTTAGTGTGGATAATCTTGGCGATTCTAGGCTTATTCAAGTTTGGTCTCGTTGGTAAGACTTTCGATAATATTTATCGGATTTTTGTCGGGGATAGTTATCCAGTATTATTGATTATCAGTATCGTTGTAGCGGCGTTCATCATTGCTACTGGGCGATTCCCATTGTTGTCGCCCAAACGAAATTTTGGTTTTTTGTTTGTTTATTTAGGAACATTAATAATTTTACACGGCATTTTCTTTTCCAGTATGTCGCTATATCACAATTATAATCTCGTCACATGGAATACTTTGTCCGCCGATATAACGCAAGTTGATGTCGATGGATCAGTCGGTGGAGGGATGATAGGTTCGTATCTATACAGTTTCTTCATGCCGATGTTTTCAAGTGTGGGAACGTATTTTGTTACTGCTTTAATTATTTTTATTGGAATTTTGATGTTATTAAACGTTACGATGAAACAAGTTTCGGTTGTAACGACTGATATTTTAGTTTCTTTAAAGCATCTGGCTCTAAAAATTAAGGATGTTTTAGTTGGTCATTACAGTAATTATGTTGATCAAAAGAAGACCCAGAAGGTTTCGCTTAACTCTGATAAGCCTAAAAAGCCTACTCCAATAGTAAGAGATGACAATAAAACTGAGGATGGCTTCAATAGTTTTGCTGAGGATAAAAAAGAAGATCTGCCAGATGACTTTGAAATTGAAGGGGCACCAAAGCCTCCAACAAAACCAGTTTCAGAAGCTACAGTAGTCTCGAAACCATATGGAATCGATGGCACGAAGGATAAAGATTTGCCAGATCCAGTCGGTTACAAGAAAGCTGAGTCAGTTAATAATGACGGCTACGTGTTGCCTTCAGTCGATTTGTTGAAACAAGTACCACAGACTGATCAGACTTCAGAAGTTCATTTGATTGAAGAAAATAAAGACAAGTTACGTCAGACTTTCAAGAGTTTTGGAGTCGATGTTGAAGTTAAGAAAGCTAGTTTGGGACCAACTATTACAAAATATGAAGTTCAACCAGCAGTCGGCGTTAAGGTAAGTAAAATTGTCAATTTAGCAGATGACTTAGCTTTAGCCTTGGCTGCCAAAGATATTCGTATTGAAGCGCCAATCCCCGGGAAACCATTTGTTGGTATCGAAGTACCTAATAAGACGATTTCAACAGTTTCCTTTAAAGATATTACCGAGAATCAAAAGGATAAAACGCATCCGTTAGTTGTTCCACTTGGTAAGGATGTTTCTGGTAACATTATTGAAGCAAATATTACTAAAATGCCCCATTTGTTGATTGCCGGTTCCACTGGTAGTGGTAAGTCTGTAGCTATCAATACGATTATTACGGGTATTTTGATGAAGGCTAAACCCAACGAAGTTAAATTGATTTTGATTGATCCGAAGATGGTTGAATTAAACGTTTATAACGGTATTCCGCATTTATTAATTCCAGTAGTTACTGATGCTAGACGAGCTGCTGGAGCGTTACAAAAAGCTGTTAAAGAAATGGAACGCCGTTATAAATTGTTTGCGGAAACTAGTCATCGTAATATTGGCGAGTATAACGCCGACGTTGATAAGTTCAATGAAACAGCAGCTGACGAAGACAAGATGGAACGATTACCGTTTATTGTCGTTATCGTTGATGAATTGTCTGACTTGATGATGGTAGCTGGACATGAAGTTGAAGCTGCAATCGTTCGTTTAGCTCAAATGGCACGTGCGGCTGGATTGCATATCATTATCGCTACGCAACGTCCGTCAGTTGATGTTATTACTGGTCTGATCAAAGCTAATATTCCATCAAGAATGGCCTTTGCCGTTTCCAGTGGGGTCGACTCTAGAACTATTTTGGACTCAGTGGGGGCAGAGAAGCTCTTAGGACGTGGCGATATGCTTTTCCAACCAATCGGGAAGAGTAAGCCAGTTCGACTTCAGGGAGCTTATATTTCCGAATCAGAGGTTGAAAATGTTGTGAAATTTGTTAGTGAACAACAAGAAGCGCACTATGATGAAGAAATGATTCCTACTGATATCGAAGAAGGTGCTAGCGACAGTGATAAGCCAGAAGATGAATACTGGGATGATGCAGTCGATATGATAGTTAAAGGACAGTCAGCCAGTGTTTCCATGCTTCAAAGAAGATTCGCTATCGGTTATAATCGAGCTGCAAGAATGGTCGATGAGATGGAAAATAAGGGCATCGTGGGGCCTTCAGAGGGTAGTAAGCCACGGAAGGTATTGATTACTCCCGAACAATTAGAAACAATAAGAAAAAATCAGGTGAAAAATTGA